From Drosophila subpulchrella strain 33 F10 #4 breed RU33 unplaced genomic scaffold, RU_Dsub_v1.1 Primary Assembly Seq354, whole genome shotgun sequence, the proteins below share one genomic window:
- the LOC119560866 gene encoding geranylgeranyl transferase type-2 subunit alpha → MHGRVKVRTTEEERERKKKEQALKVRAYRAAMGRIQKKREAGELDNEMLTLTVQILQRNPDVSTLWNIRRECVLEKLSKLKEEAEDEEEKPAQAEPLSDEPPVKEDKAHSIFTCELDLTEQCLMVNPKSYNAWHHRCWTLEQNPRADWQRELQLCNKYLKYDERNFHTWDYRRYVTAKAAVPAAQELDFCTEKIKVNFSNYSSWHHRSLLLPELYPNEQRDRPMSEEKLQQELEMVLTAAFTDPNDSSAWFYQRWLLGSGAQLDRAPRIAAFRLESHGAVLALDKPYPDLKQLKIELTGGGQTVELQSWLPVDSSGTSWKCQQTFDYQRNTTYSLKLCDQEVSLSSLPGPEDGAFYFSPPHAAASCSKELLAELQTQLQSCLDLLEFEPDSKWTLLTSALLMRAIEVSDNHEKSLAHLAKLEKVDALREGYYKDLAARWTLEYELAKWPQTAGFPRNFTLAEDVLLASLPCGQYFVIADELNLSTKLREQLGDSVPITFADLKVKGDL, encoded by the coding sequence ATGCACGGACGAGTGAAAGTGAGGACCACGGAGGAGGAGCGCGAGCGCAAGAAGAAGGAGCAGGCTCTCAAAGTGCGGGCCTATCGGGCCGCCATGGGAAGGATTCAAAAGAAACGGGAGGCGGGGGAGCTGGACAACGAAATGCTCACCCTGACGGTTCAGATCCTGCAGCGCAATCCGGACGTGAGCACTCTGTGGAACATTCGCCGGGAGTGCGTCCTGGAGAAGCTGTCCAAGCTGAAGGAGGAGGCGGAGGATGAGGAGGAGAAGCCCGCTCAAGCAGAGCCCCTGAGCGATGAGCCCCCGGTGAAGGAAGACAAGGCCCATTCCATATTCACCTGCGAACTGGACCTCACCGAGCAGTGCCTGATGGTCAACCCCAAGTCCTACAATGCCTGGCACCACCGCTGCTGGACCCTGGAGCAGAATCCCCGGGCGGACTGGCAGCGGGAGCTGCAGCTGTGCAACAAGTACCTCAAGTACGACGAGCGCAACTTCCACACTTGGGACTACAGGCGCTACGTGACCGCCAAGGCCGCGGTGCCCGCTGCCCAGGAACTGGACTTTTGCACCGAGAAGATAAAGGTCAACTTCTCCAACTACTCCAGCTGGCACCATCGGAGCCTGCTGCTCCCGGAGCTCTATCCCAACGAGCAGAGGGATCGGCCGATGAGCGAGGAAAAGCTGCAGCAGGAACTGGAGATGGTGCTGACGGCCGCCTTCACGGATCCCAACGACAGTAGTGCCTGGTTCTACCAGCGTTGGCTGCTGGGCAGTGGGGCCCAGCTGGATAGGGCGCCCAGGATAGCTGCTTTTCGACTGGAGTCTCACGGGGCTGTACTCGCCTTAGATAAGCCCTACCCAGATCTAAAACAACTGAAGATCGAGTTGACTGGCGGAGGGCAGACGGTTGAATTGCAATCCTGGCTGCCAGTGGACAGCTCTGGCACCAGTTGGAAGTGCCAGCAGACCTTCGATTACCAAAGAAACACAACCTACTCCCTTAAGCTCTGCGACCAGGAGGTAAGCCTCTCATCCCTGCCTGGCCCCGAAGATGGAGCCTTTTACTTTTCGCCACCGCATGCCGCCGCCAGTTGCAGCAAGGAACTCTTGGCGGAGCTGCAAACGCAGCTGCAATCCTGCCTAGATCTTCTGGAATTTGAACCGGACAGCAAGTGGACTTTACTAACAAGTGCCCTCCTAATGCGTGCCATCGAGGTGTCAGACAACCACGAAAAGAGTTTGGCACACTTGGCCAAGCTGGAGAAGGTAGATGCTTTGCGGGAGGGATACTACAAGGATCTGGCTGCCAGGTGGACATTGGAGTATGAGCTAGCCAAGTGGCCACAAACAGCCGGATTTCCCAGGAACTTTACGTTGGCCGAGGACGTACTGCTGGCCTCGCTGCCTTGTGGACAATACTTTGTCATTGCCGACGAGTTGAATTTGTCCACCAAGCTCAGGGAGCAATTGGGAGATTCGGTGCCCATAACCTTTGCCGACTTAAAGGTGAAAGGAGACTTGTAG
- the LOC119560844 gene encoding uncharacterized protein LOC119560844: MSFRIISVWNLFLCLSFFELATAIGGGYQLEINHPDGSAFRRETVVEDAGGNSQVEGEVRQMFPAPHEGSLVVFYKTGSEGYRIRYSYEARRENSLQPILAKNDTLPIKRIGVNALKSTAG; this comes from the exons ATGTCTTTCAGAATAATATCAGTG TGGAATCTCTTCCTGTGTCTTAGTTTCTTCGAGTTAGCAACAGCTATCGGTGGAGGATACCAGCTGGAGATCAATCATCCAGATGGATCGGCGTTTCGACGTGAAACGGTGGTCGAGGACGCTGGGGGAAATTCTCAGGTCGAGGGCGAAGTCCGACAAATGTTCCCTGCGCCTCATGAAGGATCGTTAGTTGTCTTCTACAAAACCGGATCCGAGGGATATCGAATACGTTATTCGTATGAGGCACGCAGAGAGAATTCTTTGCAGCCTATTTTAGCAAAAAACGATACATTGCCTATAAAAAGAATCGGAGTAAACGCTCTGAAGTCGACAGCAGgttaa